The proteins below are encoded in one region of Triticum aestivum cultivar Chinese Spring chromosome 1B, IWGSC CS RefSeq v2.1, whole genome shotgun sequence:
- the LOC123136108 gene encoding uncharacterized protein isoform X4, translating to MAEDKSSSIGSKVDDTSGQPRKLSYQFLKDITNDFDEAQIVGRGAYGTVYKGTCENGEEIAVKVLTNMTGLDNKEFQKEFENLRRLKHQNVVELLGFCNESEEVVVEYDGKTIVAEKMHTALCFEYVRNGSLAQHISDDGCSGLDWQILYKIIKGICQGLEYLRHGLEFPVWHLDLKPANILLDNNMIPKLADFGLSRLLGDENTRKTISPIGTGGYSPPEYVDHRLITKKFDIFGLGVIIAKLMAGRERYSEIDYMTEKVFTKHVHGSWRKKMRETLSPRQLEVYCEQVKICIQIALKCMKRDRQERPTVQSIVSRLEQTEIMIGSLELQTEQFFDGETIHPKGGLQATPPEMAPDTSSARTDDGKTGTTSAERKMWPLQLWKNITNDFSEDRIIRTGAFGTVYKGILEDDEIIAVKKLAENAPLPSDNVFTKEVRNIMALKNENILPLVGYCREGQKKMVQNNGRYIVADIVESVLCYEYLPKGSLAKTLFEVPKKIDWETRFKIIKGVCKGLLFLHSIPIVHMDLKPENILLDNYMRPKIADFGLSRLFGQKQTQMNTQTVIGSYGYIAPEYLYRGEISTMSDIYSLGVLIMETSTGEKNILKQNEPSAREFIKNVRENWTEERIASKYPSLAAVCLNQIKACINIGLECVEIDRRKRPSIEKILDTLNRLPQIDSNNVLSLQPQRINFPIGPKRLTSSSLYLINNRDDRIAFRLETKFPRRCLTKLPLCGVVPPKCTYILTMLMREQKKSPPSNSDDGLILQSSIAHHEDLDSVDPASVAMFLDSIGDEVKEAKVPVACEPLAETISNDQIIDGPNYREVLSVDVHPTEPWILTSNKRGHVCIWNYQTQAEVNSTEVTREPAYSAKIIEREGWFVVGSGDGCIYVYDYNMMEDVEMIEEAHDSHRIMCLAVNPTHSFLLSASDDHNIKLWDWTNGWQCTRTFEGHDDTVTQVMFNPRHSRSFASASLDHGVKIWNIDSGTCNITWDGHSGGLLSVHYHPRYFQQSLICGSSDGAAKIWDLETDSCVDTLQGHEKGISALCWHPELRALVTGSLDGTVRILSWMCHSNTYSIKTPLVAIRAVH from the exons ATGGCAGAGGACAA GAGCAGTAGCATCGGGAGCAAGGTTGATGACACAAGTGGTCAGCCGCGTAAGCTATCGTACCAATTTCTGAAAGATATTACGAATGATTTCGACGAGGCTCAAATAGTTGGCCGTGGTGCATACGGTACAGTTTACAAG GGTACTTGCGAAAATGGTGAGGAGATTGCTGTGAAGGTACTTACGAACATGACAGGACTTGATAATAAGGAGTTTCAGAAGGAGTTCGAGAACCTTAGGAGGCTCAAGCATCAAAATGTTGTTGAGCTGTTGGGTTTCTGCAACGAATCAGAGGAAGTTGTTGTAGAATATGATGGGAAGACAATTGTCGCTGAAAAGATGCATACCGCGCTCTGCTTCGAGTATGTACGTAATGGTAGCCTTGCCCAACATATTTCTG ACGATGGATGCTCGGGACTTGATTGGCAGATACTATACAAAATAATTAAAGGGATCTGTCAGGGTTTAGAATATCTTCGGCATGGGTTGGAGTTTCCAGTATGGCATTTGGACTTGAAACCTGCTAACATATTGCTAGATAATAATATGATTCCAAAGCTTGCAGATTTTGGCTTATCAAGACTCTTAGGTGATGAAAACACAAGAAAGACCATCAGTCCCATCGGTACAGG TGGTTACTCGCCGCCGGAGTATGTAGATCATAGACTAATAACAAAAAAGTTCGATATATTTGGCTTGGGTGTTATAATTGCAAAGTTAATGGCTGGACGTGAACGCTACTCTGAAATTGATTACATGACGGAAAAGGTGTTTACTAAGCAT GTACATGGCAGCTGGAGAAAAAAGATGCGGGAAACATTGTCGCCTAGACAACTGGAAGTATATTGTGAACAGGTCAAGATATGCATTCAGATAGCACTGAAATGCATGAAGCGTGACAGACAAGAAAGGCCCACTGTACAGTCCATTGTCTCTAGATTGGAACAGACAGAAATAATGATAGGTAGCCTGGAGCTGCAGACAGAACAG TTCTTTGATGGGGAAACCATTCACCCCAAGGGAGGCCTCCAGGCTACACCTCCAG AAATGGCCCCTGACACCAGCAGTGCTAGAACCGACGATGGTAAGACAGGCACTACGAGTGCAGAACGGAAGATGTGGCCGCTACAACTATGGAAGAATATTACGAATGACTTCTCCGAGGACCGAATAATTCGCACGGGTGCATTTGGAACAGTTTATAAG GGAATTCTGGAAGATGATGAGATTATTGCTGTGAAGAAACTAGCGGAAAATGCACCGCTGCCAAGTGACAACGTGTTTACTAAGGAAGTTCGAAATATTATGGCTCTAAAAAATGAAAATATACTACCCTTGGTTGGCTACTGCCGGGAAGGACAAAAGAAAATGGTGCAAAACAATGGAAGATATATTGTTGCAGACATAGTTGAAAGTGTACTCTGCTATGAATATTTACCTAAAGGAAGCCTTGCGAAGACTCTTTTTG AAGTACCCAAGAAAATAGACTGGGAGACACGATTCAAAATAATTAAAGGGGTTTGCAAGGGTTTACTCTTTCTACATAGCATTCCTATTGTTCATATGGATCTCAAGCCTGAAAATATATTGTTGGATAATTACATGCGGCCGAAAATTGCGGATTTCGGTCTCTCGAGGCTCTTCGGTCAAAAACAAACACAGATGAATACACAAACTGTCATTGGATCATA TGGATACATAGCTCCGGAGTATCTATACAGAGGCGAAATCTCCACCATGTCAGACATTTACAGTTTAGGCGTACTCATCATGGAGACCAGCACAGGAGAGAAAAATATTCTCAAGCAAAACGAACCGTCTGCAAGGGAGTTCATTAAAAAT GTACGTGAAAATTGGACAGAGGAGCGCATAGCGTCAAAGTACCCGTCGTTAGCTGCAGTTTGCCTGAACCAAATAAAAGCATGCATCAACATTGGACTAGAGTGTGTGGAGATTGATCGGCGCAAGAGACCATCCATAGAAAAAATTCTGGACACGCTCAACAGACTTCCGCAGATAGACTCCAATAACGTTCTCAGCCTGCAACCCCAGAGGATAAACTTCCCTATTGGGCCAAAGAGGTTGACCTCCAGCTCGCTTTACCTAATAAACAACAGAGATGATCGTATTGCCTTCAGGCTTGAAACCAAATTCCCAAGGAGGTGCCTTACAAAGCTTCCATTGTGTGGCGTTGTCCCGCCGAAGTGCACCTACATTCTCACTATGCTAATGCGCGAACAGAAGAAGTCGCCACCGTCGAACAGCGACGATGGTTTGATACTACAAAGCAGTATTGCACACCATGAGGACCTCGACAGTGTCGACCCAGCTTCCGTGGCCATGTTCCTTGACTCCATCGGCGATGAGGTGAAAGAGGCGAAAGTTCCGGTTGCTTGCGAACCACTAGCTGAAACAATCTCTAACGATCAG ATCATAGATGGTCCTAATTACCGGGAGGTGTTGTCTgtagatgtccatccaacagaaccATG GATCTTGACGAGCAACAAGAGGGGTCATGTTTGCATTTGGAACTACCAAACTCAG GCAGAGGTGAACTCCACTGAAGTCACTAGAGAGCCAG CATATTCGGCAAAAATTATTGAACGGGAGGGATGGTTTGTGGTTGGCAGCGGCGATGGGTGCATCTATGTGTACGATTATAACATGATGGAAGATGTAGAAATGATCGAAGAAGCTCATGATAGTCATCGCATCATGTGTTTGGCGGTTAATCCAACTCATTCATTTCTGCTGTCAGCATCTGATGACCACAATATTAAGCTTTGGGATTGGACTAACGGATGGCAGTGTACCCGAACTTTTGAGGGGCACGATGACACAGTCACACAAGTAATGTTTAACCCGAGGCACAGCAGAAGCTTCGCGAGTGCTTCCTTGGATCACGGAGTCAAG ATTTGGAATATTGATTCTGGAACGTGCAACATCACGTGGGATGGCCATTCGGGTGGTCTACTCTCTGTTCATTACCACCCACGGTATTTTCAGCAGTCTTTGATTTGTGGATCTTCAGATGGTGCCGCAAAG ATCTGGGACCTAGAGACGGACAGTTGCGTCGATACGCTCCAAGGACATGAAAAGGGTATCAGTGCTCTTTGTTGGCACCCAGAACTTCGGGCACTAGTTACTGGTTCGCTTGATGGGACCGTGCGAATCTTGAGCTGGATGTGTCATAGCAATACATACAG TATCAAAACTCCACTCGTGGCCATCCGTGCGGTGCATTAA
- the LOC123136108 gene encoding uncharacterized protein isoform X5 — MIPKLADFGLSRLLGDENTRKTISPIGTGGYSPPEYVDHRLITKKFDIFGLGVIIAKLMAGRERYSEIDYMTEKVFTKHVHGSWRKKMRETLSPRQLEVYCEQVKICIQIALKCMKRDRQERPTVQSIVSRLEQTEIMIGSLELQTEQFFDGETIHPKGGLQATPPEMAPDTSSARTDDGKTGTTSAERKMWPLQLWKNITNDFSEDRIIRTGAFGTVYKGILEDDEIIAVKKLAENAPLPSDNVFTKEVRNIMALKNENILPLVGYCREGQKKMVQNNGRYIVADIVESVLCYEYLPKGSLAKTLFEVPKKIDWETRFKIIKGVCKGLLFLHSIPIVHMDLKPENILLDNYMRPKIADFGLSRLFGQKQTQMNTQTVIGSYGYIAPEYLYRGEISTMSDIYSLGVLIMETSTGEKNILKQNEPSAREFIKNVRENWTEERIASKYPSLAAVCLNQIKACINIGLECVEIDRRKRPSIEKILDTLNRLPQIDSNNVLSLQPQRINFPIGPKRLTSSSLYLINNRDDRIAFRLETKFPRRCLTKLPLCGVVPPKCTYILTMLMREQKKSPPSNSDDGLILQSSIAHHEDLDSVDPASVAMFLDSIGDEVKEAKVPVACEPLAETISNDQIIDGPNYREVLSVDVHPTEPWILTSNKRGHVCIWNYQTQAEVNSTEVTREPAYSAKIIEREGWFVVGSGDGCIYVYDYNMMEDVEMIEEAHDSHRIMCLAVNPTHSFLLSASDDHNIKLWDWTNGWQCTRTFEGHDDTVTQVMFNPRHSRSFASASLDHGVKIWNIDSGTCNITWDGHSGGLLSVHYHPRYFQQSLICGSSDGAAKIWDLETDSCVDTLQGHEKGISALCWHPELRALVTGSLDGTVRILSWMCHSNTYRLENVIGLNLGAVNALGYLKGLTRIVVGCDQGMALMEINVI, encoded by the exons ATGATTCCAAAGCTTGCAGATTTTGGCTTATCAAGACTCTTAGGTGATGAAAACACAAGAAAGACCATCAGTCCCATCGGTACAGG TGGTTACTCGCCGCCGGAGTATGTAGATCATAGACTAATAACAAAAAAGTTCGATATATTTGGCTTGGGTGTTATAATTGCAAAGTTAATGGCTGGACGTGAACGCTACTCTGAAATTGATTACATGACGGAAAAGGTGTTTACTAAGCAT GTACATGGCAGCTGGAGAAAAAAGATGCGGGAAACATTGTCGCCTAGACAACTGGAAGTATATTGTGAACAGGTCAAGATATGCATTCAGATAGCACTGAAATGCATGAAGCGTGACAGACAAGAAAGGCCCACTGTACAGTCCATTGTCTCTAGATTGGAACAGACAGAAATAATGATAGGTAGCCTGGAGCTGCAGACAGAACAG TTCTTTGATGGGGAAACCATTCACCCCAAGGGAGGCCTCCAGGCTACACCTCCAG AAATGGCCCCTGACACCAGCAGTGCTAGAACCGACGATGGTAAGACAGGCACTACGAGTGCAGAACGGAAGATGTGGCCGCTACAACTATGGAAGAATATTACGAATGACTTCTCCGAGGACCGAATAATTCGCACGGGTGCATTTGGAACAGTTTATAAG GGAATTCTGGAAGATGATGAGATTATTGCTGTGAAGAAACTAGCGGAAAATGCACCGCTGCCAAGTGACAACGTGTTTACTAAGGAAGTTCGAAATATTATGGCTCTAAAAAATGAAAATATACTACCCTTGGTTGGCTACTGCCGGGAAGGACAAAAGAAAATGGTGCAAAACAATGGAAGATATATTGTTGCAGACATAGTTGAAAGTGTACTCTGCTATGAATATTTACCTAAAGGAAGCCTTGCGAAGACTCTTTTTG AAGTACCCAAGAAAATAGACTGGGAGACACGATTCAAAATAATTAAAGGGGTTTGCAAGGGTTTACTCTTTCTACATAGCATTCCTATTGTTCATATGGATCTCAAGCCTGAAAATATATTGTTGGATAATTACATGCGGCCGAAAATTGCGGATTTCGGTCTCTCGAGGCTCTTCGGTCAAAAACAAACACAGATGAATACACAAACTGTCATTGGATCATA TGGATACATAGCTCCGGAGTATCTATACAGAGGCGAAATCTCCACCATGTCAGACATTTACAGTTTAGGCGTACTCATCATGGAGACCAGCACAGGAGAGAAAAATATTCTCAAGCAAAACGAACCGTCTGCAAGGGAGTTCATTAAAAAT GTACGTGAAAATTGGACAGAGGAGCGCATAGCGTCAAAGTACCCGTCGTTAGCTGCAGTTTGCCTGAACCAAATAAAAGCATGCATCAACATTGGACTAGAGTGTGTGGAGATTGATCGGCGCAAGAGACCATCCATAGAAAAAATTCTGGACACGCTCAACAGACTTCCGCAGATAGACTCCAATAACGTTCTCAGCCTGCAACCCCAGAGGATAAACTTCCCTATTGGGCCAAAGAGGTTGACCTCCAGCTCGCTTTACCTAATAAACAACAGAGATGATCGTATTGCCTTCAGGCTTGAAACCAAATTCCCAAGGAGGTGCCTTACAAAGCTTCCATTGTGTGGCGTTGTCCCGCCGAAGTGCACCTACATTCTCACTATGCTAATGCGCGAACAGAAGAAGTCGCCACCGTCGAACAGCGACGATGGTTTGATACTACAAAGCAGTATTGCACACCATGAGGACCTCGACAGTGTCGACCCAGCTTCCGTGGCCATGTTCCTTGACTCCATCGGCGATGAGGTGAAAGAGGCGAAAGTTCCGGTTGCTTGCGAACCACTAGCTGAAACAATCTCTAACGATCAG ATCATAGATGGTCCTAATTACCGGGAGGTGTTGTCTgtagatgtccatccaacagaaccATG GATCTTGACGAGCAACAAGAGGGGTCATGTTTGCATTTGGAACTACCAAACTCAG GCAGAGGTGAACTCCACTGAAGTCACTAGAGAGCCAG CATATTCGGCAAAAATTATTGAACGGGAGGGATGGTTTGTGGTTGGCAGCGGCGATGGGTGCATCTATGTGTACGATTATAACATGATGGAAGATGTAGAAATGATCGAAGAAGCTCATGATAGTCATCGCATCATGTGTTTGGCGGTTAATCCAACTCATTCATTTCTGCTGTCAGCATCTGATGACCACAATATTAAGCTTTGGGATTGGACTAACGGATGGCAGTGTACCCGAACTTTTGAGGGGCACGATGACACAGTCACACAAGTAATGTTTAACCCGAGGCACAGCAGAAGCTTCGCGAGTGCTTCCTTGGATCACGGAGTCAAG ATTTGGAATATTGATTCTGGAACGTGCAACATCACGTGGGATGGCCATTCGGGTGGTCTACTCTCTGTTCATTACCACCCACGGTATTTTCAGCAGTCTTTGATTTGTGGATCTTCAGATGGTGCCGCAAAG ATCTGGGACCTAGAGACGGACAGTTGCGTCGATACGCTCCAAGGACATGAAAAGGGTATCAGTGCTCTTTGTTGGCACCCAGAACTTCGGGCACTAGTTACTGGTTCGCTTGATGGGACCGTGCGAATCTTGAGCTGGATGTGTCATAGCAATACATACAG GCTTGAGAACGTCATTGGATTAAATCTCGGTGCTGTCAATGCTCTTGGATACCTAAAGGGATTAACAAG GATTGTGGTCGGATGCGACCAAGGAATGGCACTGATGGAAATTAACGTGATTTAA